In Campylobacter suis, the following proteins share a genomic window:
- the murA gene encoding UDP-N-acetylglucosamine 1-carboxyvinyltransferase, with protein MDYLQIKGGAKLSGEVAISGAKNATLPLIALTLLAKNTVVLDNIPNVADIKTLVQLLTNLGAKCEFLTPNSLKINTNAIHSTKANYDIVRKMRASILVLGPLLARFGHCEVSLPGGCAIGQRPIDLHLSALEKMGANIEIKDGYVIATAPDGLKGARIVFDKITVTGSENIIMAAALAKGTTHLINVAKEPEVVQLCEILAAAGVEITGVATDELVIKGSAKSLLNIADFAVIPDRIEAATYLCAGAITNSKITITKSNPAHLVAILTKLEQMGFGFEILEDKIIILPAKKVKPCDIVTTEYPGFPTDAQAQFMALALTAQGVSTIDERLFENRFMHVSELSRMGADIGLNGHIAHIQGGLELNATDVMATDLRASSALVLAALVAKGVTRVHRIYHLDRGYENLELKFKALGADITRLSE; from the coding sequence ATGGATTATTTACAAATAAAAGGTGGAGCAAAGCTTAGTGGTGAAGTTGCTATAAGTGGCGCAAAAAACGCTACTTTACCACTTATAGCACTAACTTTACTGGCAAAAAATACAGTTGTTTTGGATAATATCCCAAATGTTGCTGATATAAAAACACTCGTTCAATTACTTACAAATTTGGGCGCAAAGTGCGAATTTCTTACTCCAAATTCACTAAAAATAAATACAAATGCCATACATTCAACAAAGGCAAACTATGACATCGTAAGAAAGATGAGAGCCTCTATACTTGTTTTAGGTCCGCTTCTAGCGCGGTTTGGACATTGTGAGGTAAGTCTTCCTGGTGGATGTGCGATAGGTCAGCGTCCCATAGACCTGCATCTTAGTGCACTTGAGAAAATGGGCGCAAATATCGAGATAAAAGACGGCTATGTCATAGCAACGGCGCCAGATGGGCTAAAGGGTGCTCGTATAGTTTTTGACAAGATAACTGTAACTGGAAGTGAAAACATTATAATGGCAGCAGCCCTGGCAAAAGGAACAACACATCTTATAAATGTCGCAAAAGAGCCAGAAGTCGTTCAGTTGTGTGAAATTTTAGCTGCGGCTGGGGTAGAGATAACTGGTGTTGCAACAGATGAACTTGTCATAAAAGGAAGTGCAAAATCTTTGCTTAATATAGCTGACTTTGCCGTGATACCAGACCGTATTGAGGCTGCAACATATCTTTGCGCTGGAGCTATCACAAACTCAAAAATAACTATCACAAAATCAAATCCAGCCCACTTAGTTGCGATATTAACTAAGCTAGAGCAAATGGGTTTTGGCTTTGAAATTTTAGAAGATAAGATAATTATCTTACCAGCAAAAAAAGTAAAGCCTTGCGACATCGTAACAACCGAATATCCAGGCTTTCCGACTGATGCACAGGCTCAATTTATGGCACTTGCCCTAACAGCACAAGGCGTAAGCACGATAGATGAGAGACTTTTTGAAAATCGCTTTATGCATGTAAGCGAGCTTAGCCGCATGGGCGCTGATATTGGGCTAAATGGACATATAGCGCACATCCAAGGAGGTTTAGAGCTAAACGCAACTGATGTTATGGCAACAGACCTAAGAGCTAGCTCTGCACTTGTTTTGGCTGCACTTGTAGCAAAAGGTGTAACAAGGGTTCATAGGATCTATCATCTTGACCGCGGATATGAGAATTTAGAGCTTAAATTTAAAGCACTTGGTGCTGATATAACAAGGCTTAGCGAATGA
- a CDS encoding NlpC/P60 family protein, whose protein sequence is MKNLMFISVLAAFLLTGCSFFNAPKPNADETNATKIYQEKPVLGDFDSKEPNAAKKMILNTNDKFLLSKYVGKKTGYDCSSFVSIVNKDHLNLYYTEKDVMKFYDASGRKSKAIFNLYESKKLINFDMPTAGDLVFFANTIGSGVKKNKDKKNITHMGIVTQVFDDETIEFVHYTKGKIYRDYMNLAKKDTHKESDKNINSYVVKCKKNKVTCLASHRFAGYGKVNQDKMTKNRD, encoded by the coding sequence ATGAAAAATTTAATGTTTATTTCAGTTTTAGCAGCTTTTTTGCTTACAGGTTGCTCGTTTTTTAATGCTCCAAAACCAAATGCGGATGAGACTAATGCTACTAAAATTTATCAAGAAAAGCCTGTTTTAGGAGATTTTGATAGCAAAGAGCCAAATGCTGCGAAAAAGATGATTTTAAATACAAACGATAAATTTTTACTTTCAAAATATGTAGGAAAAAAGACTGGTTACGACTGTTCAAGCTTTGTCTCTATTGTTAATAAAGACCACTTGAATTTATACTACACCGAAAAAGATGTGATGAAGTTTTATGATGCAAGCGGAAGAAAGTCAAAAGCGATTTTTAACCTTTATGAGAGTAAAAAGCTAATAAATTTTGATATGCCAACAGCTGGCGATTTGGTATTTTTTGCAAATACGATAGGAAGTGGAGTTAAGAAGAACAAAGATAAAAAAAATATCACACACATGGGCATAGTGACTCAAGTTTTTGATGATGAAACTATAGAATTTGTCCACTATACAAAGGGTAAAATCTATCGTGATTATATGAATTTAGCAAAGAAAGACACTCATAAGGAGAGCGATAAAAACATAAATAGCTATGTTGTAAAGTGCAAAAAAAATAAAGTAACTTGTCTAGCGTCGCATAGATTTGCAGGATATGGCAAGGTAAATCAAGATAAAATGACTAAAAATAGGGATTAA
- a CDS encoding ferritin-like domain-containing protein, with the protein MHFFDEIWDIINESEKEIKFLKFDDFYAKFKTTKEQNFTRDSKAKPLARPCYEKFCKVIAMKDINKKIPSHQKQLNFLHNVAHIEFSAIDIALDAVYRFENLPYDYYADWLEVAQDEIRHFKMIEKLLGEYGAKYGDFEVHDGLFVALCKTQDSLKKRMALLPRYMEANGLDANTHIIKKLSQEAGNEKILEALNVILAEEVSHVSKGDRWFRYACELEGASTDEYINIVRELYPNAFASARELNEEARLKAGFSVAELEAIKSVARGRNG; encoded by the coding sequence ATGCACTTTTTTGATGAAATTTGGGATATTATAAATGAGAGTGAAAAAGAGATAAAATTTCTTAAATTTGATGACTTTTATGCAAAATTTAAAACAACAAAAGAGCAAAATTTTACTAGAGACAGCAAGGCAAAGCCACTCGCTAGACCGTGCTATGAGAAATTTTGCAAAGTTATAGCCATGAAAGATATAAATAAGAAAATACCGTCCCATCAAAAACAGCTAAATTTCTTACACAATGTCGCACATATCGAGTTTTCTGCTATCGACATTGCCCTTGATGCAGTATATAGATTTGAAAATTTGCCTTATGATTATTATGCTGATTGGCTTGAGGTGGCACAAGATGAGATACGCCATTTTAAGATGATAGAAAAACTTTTAGGAGAATACGGCGCAAAATACGGCGACTTTGAGGTTCATGACGGACTTTTTGTGGCTCTTTGTAAAACCCAAGATAGCTTAAAAAAGCGCATGGCTCTTTTGCCAAGATATATGGAGGCAAATGGACTCGATGCAAATACTCATATAATTAAAAAGCTAAGTCAAGAGGCTGGAAATGAAAAAATTTTAGAAGCACTAAATGTCATTTTGGCTGAAGAGGTTAGTCATGTCAGCAAGGGCGATCGATGGTTTAGATATGCTTGTGAGCTTGAAGGCGCAAGCACTGATGAATATATAAATATCGTTCGAGAGCTTTATCCTAATGCCTTTGCTAGTGCTAGAGAGCTAAATGAAGAGGCAAGGCTTAAGGCGGGCTTTAGTGTGGCAGAGCTTGAGGCTATAAAGTCTGTGGCAAGGGGGAGAAATGGGTAA
- a CDS encoding SixA phosphatase family protein, whose protein sequence is MGKIYFMRHAKAEEKKDSKKDFTRELSDRGKEDLKLMTKVLKELKVGVDAVFYSEATRCEQSAKKLCEMMKFKKKPKSVKSFYNAGSDEILEFVRSLDDGLNEIFIIAHNPAITEICEFLSDSVIGNIPTSGIFALEFEQAYKEANEGCAKILFFEYPKKYKK, encoded by the coding sequence ATGGGTAAAATTTACTTTATGCGGCATGCAAAAGCCGAGGAGAAAAAAGATAGCAAAAAAGACTTTACTCGCGAGCTTAGCGACCGTGGTAAAGAGGATCTAAAGCTTATGACAAAGGTTTTAAAAGAGCTTAAGGTAGGCGTGGATGCAGTTTTTTACAGCGAAGCAACAAGGTGTGAACAGAGTGCAAAAAAACTTTGTGAGATGATGAAATTTAAAAAAAAGCCAAAGAGTGTAAAAAGCTTTTATAATGCTGGAAGTGATGAAATTTTGGAGTTTGTGCGAAGTCTTGATGATGGATTAAATGAAATTTTTATCATAGCTCACAACCCAGCTATAACGGAAATTTGTGAGTTTTTAAGCGACTCAGTGATTGGCAATATCCCAACAAGCGGTATTTTTGCACTTGAGTTTGAGCAAGCATACAAAGAAGCAAATGAGGGCTGTGCGAAAATTTTATTTTTTGAGTATCCTAAAAAATATAAAAAATGA